The region ACCCTCCAACACTTAGCACTCATCGTTTACGGCGTGGACTACCAGGGTATCTAATCCTGTTTGCTCCCCACGCTTTCGAGCCTCAGTGTCAGTTACAGACCAGAGAGTCGCCTTCGCCACTGGTGTTCCTCCATATATCTACGCATTTCACCGCTACACATGGAATTCCACTCTCCTCTTCTGCACTCAAGTTCTCCAGTTTCCAATGACCCTCCCCGGTTGAGCCGGGGGCTTTCACATCAGACTTAAAGAACCACCTGCGCTCGCTTTACGCCCAATAAATCCGGACAACGCTTGCCACCTACGTATTACCGCGGCTGCTGGCACGTAGTTAGCCGTGGCTTTCTGGTTAGATACCGTCAAGGTGGGAACAGTTACTCTCCCACTTGTTCTTCTCTAACAACAGAGTTTTACGATCCGAAAACCTTCTTCACTCACGCGGCGTTGCTCGGTCAGACTTTCGTCCATTGCCGAAGATTCCCTACTGCTGCCTCCCGTAGGAGTCTGGGCCGTGTCTCAGTCCCAGTGTGGCCGATCACCCTCTCAGGTCGGCTACGCATCATCGTCTTGGTGAGCCATTACCTCACCAACTAACTAATGCGGCGCGGGTCCATCCTTCAGTGACACCCGAAAGCGTCTTTCATAGTTTTGCCATGCGGCAAAACCAATTATGCGGTATTAGCACCTGTTTCCAAGTGTTATCCCCCGCTGAAGGGTAGGTTACCCACGTGTTACTCACCCGTCCGCCACTCTTCTTATATGAAAGGTGCAAGCACCTTTCGAAGAAGCGTTCGACTTGCATGTATTAGGCACGCCGCCAGCGTTCGTCCTGAGCCAGGATCAAACTCTCAATAAAAGTTATGATTAAGACCGAAGTCTTTAGCTCATTAATGATTGCTAGCGAATTACTTCACTATACAGTTTTGATATAAAACTGATAAAAATTTTTGTGTTGTTATCTTACTAAAAGATAACATCCTACACGTTTGGTTCGTCTTACTTTGTTCAGTTTTCAAAGGTCTAAATCTTGTCGCTTTAGCAACTCATTTATAATATCATGTTTAGTTGTCATTGTCAACAACTTTTTGAAATATTTTTTTGAGTTGTTTCAACGAAGCCTTGCGACTTGTTTTAGCAACTTAATCATAATATCATGCTTAGTTGTTGTTGTCAACAACTTTGTGACATTCTTTTTAAAATTCTGTTACAAAAACATTTCGTTGTTGTTTTAGCAACCTAATTAGAATAACACCTAGCTGATTAACTGTCAATACTTTTTTTACTGTTATAAAAAAAGCAAACAGGTCCATGACCTATCTGCATTTATTCAAAAATTGGTACCCCTGATACATTAAATTTTGTTAGTACTTCTCTAAAAGTCTTAGGTGTTTCCCATGTAAAACCATTTCCTAATTCTTCATTTTTTTGATAGCTTATTTCATTCATTTCAAAAACAAATAATGGCATCTTCTGTTCATCAATGCTGACATTAGTTAACTCGACTAAATCGATTGAACTAACATCCATCATTGCCTCTGTTTTTAATTCTTGTAAAATACTAGCTAGACTAGTTATTTCGTCGTTCATTGATGTCGTAATAAAATCAAAATCACTTTCAGTTTTTTTTACTAAAAATTTCTTCTCGCCATTTGAACTACTTAAGATGACGGTACCAGCGACTAATTGGCAACTCAAAACTTCCACCTCTATTTTCAATGAATTTTCATAACAATACATCAAATGATAGCACATTTTCAGTAAAATATCACCCTTATTTTCCAGTTAACTCTTTCATAGACTCTTGAACCCAGACAGGTAATTGCTCTTCCAAAGTTTCAAATCCAATTTTCTTTTTTCGGTTAGTAAAATATGTTTTTCTTTTATAAGGTGAGATGGGTGCTTTGGGATCTAACGCCCTCATTGATAAACTGATTTTTTGAGAATACTCATCTATATCTATAATTTTAACTTTTACTTCATCATTCACTGCTAAAACATCTGCAATACTTTTTATAAAACCATGCTTTACCTCTGATATATGGATCAACCCTTGTGTCTTATCATCTAAAGAAATAAAAGCGCCGTAAGGTTGTACGCCAGTTACAATTCCATTAACTTCCATACCTATTCTAAATGTCATAATCTGACCCTCTCTTTCCTTCTTATTTTTTTTATTATACGCCACTTAGTCCTAAATTTCAAAAACTGCCTTTTAATATAAACAAAAACAAGAACACTCACTCGGAGTATTCTTGTTTTTGTTTATATTGTTATGACAGCAGGCTTAGTAAAAATAAATTGAATCAATACCTATTATATAATAGACATTCCTTCTATAGTACTAGTAGCTCATCTTGTCTAATAAGATTGACCGT is a window of Vagococcus intermedius DNA encoding:
- a CDS encoding CvfD/Ygs/GSP13 family RNA-binding post-transcriptional regulator, with product MTFRIGMEVNGIVTGVQPYGAFISLDDKTQGLIHISEVKHGFIKSIADVLAVNDEVKVKIIDIDEYSQKISLSMRALDPKAPISPYKRKTYFTNRKKKIGFETLEEQLPVWVQESMKELTGK